Proteins encoded together in one Qingshengfaniella alkalisoli window:
- a CDS encoding sigma-54-dependent transcriptional regulator — MAQDIKIAIVDDELDMRQSISQWLSLSGFQTQAFASAKEALAVIKPGFEGIVVTDIKMPEMDGMAFLKRLMHLDSALPVVLITGHGDVPMAVEAMRVGAFDFLEKPFDPEKMAEIVGRACNARRKTLDNRELRNELASGTGAMGRLMGDSPSMTQLRDDILDVGQAEGHVLIEGETGTGKTLVAHALHAVGPRANRPVMHHFCASGEPEVQTTRLLGDGTGGGELPLLIEARGGTLILEDIEALSADAQSRLLVALNEDKDGEAPRIIAVSNLQDPTSRLEQVIRPDLFHRIAGLRINVPPLRKRGDDILTLFSAFTQSFAEEYGCEAPKVAAQEAAQMLQAPWPGNVRQLQNIAERAVLQSRKGSGSITSLLISDNEAVPTSLTQEGKPLKEYVEAFERMLIDNTMRRHRGSIASVMEELCLPRRTLNEKMAKYGLQRADYL; from the coding sequence ATGGCACAAGATATAAAAATCGCGATCGTGGATGACGAGTTGGACATGCGGCAGTCCATCAGTCAGTGGCTGTCCCTGTCGGGGTTCCAGACCCAAGCTTTCGCCAGCGCAAAAGAAGCGCTGGCCGTCATCAAGCCCGGTTTCGAGGGCATTGTGGTGACCGACATCAAGATGCCCGAAATGGACGGCATGGCGTTTTTGAAGCGCCTCATGCATTTGGACAGCGCGCTTCCGGTCGTGCTGATCACAGGGCATGGCGATGTGCCCATGGCCGTCGAGGCCATGCGCGTTGGGGCGTTCGACTTTCTCGAGAAACCCTTCGATCCGGAAAAGATGGCAGAGATTGTCGGTCGTGCCTGTAACGCCCGCCGCAAGACACTCGATAACCGCGAACTGCGCAACGAATTGGCCAGCGGTACAGGTGCAATGGGCAGGTTAATGGGCGACAGCCCGTCCATGACGCAGTTGCGAGATGACATTCTGGATGTTGGGCAAGCCGAAGGACATGTGCTGATCGAAGGAGAGACGGGGACCGGCAAGACCTTGGTGGCGCATGCGCTCCACGCCGTGGGGCCGCGCGCGAACCGGCCGGTGATGCATCACTTCTGCGCGTCAGGCGAACCGGAGGTGCAGACAACCCGGCTGCTGGGTGACGGCACGGGCGGCGGTGAACTGCCACTACTGATCGAAGCGCGTGGGGGGACGCTCATTCTGGAAGACATCGAAGCGCTGAGCGCCGATGCGCAGTCGCGGCTTCTGGTTGCTCTCAATGAGGATAAGGACGGTGAAGCCCCGCGCATCATCGCGGTGTCGAACCTGCAAGATCCGACTTCGCGTCTGGAGCAGGTGATCCGCCCTGATCTGTTTCACCGTATCGCGGGGCTGCGCATCAATGTGCCGCCTTTGCGCAAGCGCGGCGACGATATCCTGACGCTATTCAGTGCGTTTACACAAAGCTTTGCCGAAGAATACGGCTGCGAGGCGCCGAAGGTCGCGGCCCAAGAGGCCGCGCAGATGCTGCAGGCACCATGGCCGGGCAACGTTCGGCAGTTGCAGAACATCGCCGAACGCGCTGTGCTTCAAAGCAGGAAGGGATCGGGGTCGATCACATCGCTGCTGATCTCCGACAACGAAGCCGTGCCGACCAGCCTGACGCAGGAAGGCAAGCCGCTGAAGGAATATGTCGAGGCGTTCGAACGCATGCTGATCGACAACACGATGCGCCGCCACCGTGGGTCCATCGCAAGCGTGATGGAAGAACTTTGTTTGCCGCGCCGCACGTTGAACGAAAAAATGGCCAAATATGGGCTGCAGCGAGCCGACTATCTCTAA